GCCGGCAGCGGTTCTTGTCACGGCGCCTGACGTACCGGCGAATGATCTTCATTCGCCAGTCATCGTCATAGCGCACACCAGAACGCATGGTAAGGGAGAGAAGATGCGCTAAGATCATAGGGTTTTTAGTTTGGCTGTGCGCAAGCCGCCCGACCTACGCACAGCCCTTGTAGTTACAGCCAGCGGGGGAACAGTTCTTTTGTCGTGCCTCTCGTTGTCTGGATGCCGTAGCGGCCAAACAACTTGTTGAGCACTGCGCCATCGACGTGCGCGAGCGGCGCCACAGCGATCATGCCGTATATTACCGCCAAGAACAATTCTTCAGGTGTAGTGCGTCCAGTAACGATGTAGCCGCCGAGCATGTAGGCGAGTCCAACGCCTACAGCCAGCCAGGATGGATTCTTGCCGCCCATTGCGTAGGAGATGACATTGACGATCAAGGCTACTGCCGCAGCCGCTACCAGGGGTTCAAGAGCAACTCCGAGATGCTAGGAAACATCGACTGGCTCCTGTGGATTATACGTGAAGGTAGAGTCGTCGTTGACGGGCAGTTCTTCTGCCTGCTGTTCTGGTTCCTCGCCAATGATCACCAAGATTTCTTCCATTAGCTCACGCACCTTGGCCGTCTTGCTTTCGGCGTGTGCCAGCGCCATCTTTTCGATGGCTTCCAGCTTGTCCTTATAGTCGCTTTGTGTGACATAGCTGGCGCAGTTGGTAGCAGCCGTTTCCGCAATCTGCAAGATGACTTCCAACCGCGCGGGGCTTTCGATGCGCAGAAGATCTTGCACCGCTGGCTCAAGTTCGTCCACGTAGTCGAATCCCATGGCAAGAGCAATGTCCTGCGTGTATGCATCCCTACTGTCTCCGTACCTCATATAGCTTCTAGCTCCTTCTTTTGGTATGTTTCGCACTCATGCCGCCCGTTTGCGTCATGGTATTGTGCGGGGGAACCATAAATGTATGCCGTCTTATCGTTTTTGAATCTTTCCATGTCGATAAGAATGGGCTGGCCTGCTACAACCGCCGCAACCATCAGTCGGGCGTTGCCCCTAGCTGCGCAGCGTTCAACCCAGGCTTTACTTTCCTGAGATGTGCTGTAATTGCGGCAGTTGTAGCAGGCTTTGACTGTCATCAATTCACAATCGCCATTTCGGCAATCTCTTCCGCGGTTTTGCCATTTGGGACAGTGATCTTTGCAGCCGGCGTCTCGCTCATGTCCACGGTCAGCGCCTTGCCCCAGTCTTGTGCGGTGATAGCTGCGCCAATCTCATTGGCCCACTGCACGTCCAGATCTGCGATTGCTGTGGTGATTTTGAAGCCGGGCGCATTTACGTCGATGCCGACTTCAGCGAGACGCTCCTTAATCTTCAGTCCAGCGGCCTTGCGTAGCTCTTCTGGGGTGCGACGATCAGGTGCCGGAGCGCCCGTCAGCCATGCGGAAAGAATGTCAGCAATCTCCTGGCCTGGTTTGCTGAATACCTCATTGGTTAGCGCCACGCAGCGGGTCTTGCCAACGACTGCATTGTTCTGGATGTCCATGTCCAGCAGGACGTCGAATTCGTATTCGGTGCCATCTCGCTGAATGGGCTGCATCCCCAATTTCACGATCTTGGTACGTCCATCAGAGTCCTTTTGGACTTCATGCGCGGTCTTCGAGCGCATAGTAGCGATGACATGCAGGTTAGAACCGGTAATCGCTTCGATCAGCTTTGCCTGGATATCGCCAGCCGGCCCCCAGGCGGTGTAGTCGTTGAATCCTTTCTGCTTTGCAAATTTCTCTTTGATCTCCAGCACGCCACCAGGGCCATTCCACGCGTGCGAGAGAGAGTCAATGATGACAAACTTGTAACCGCCCGCCTCGGCATCGTGAATAGCCTCAATGAAATGATCTGGGTGAAACGGAGCTTCCAGATCGAGAACGTCGAAGTCAAACAAATCAGCGTATTTGCTGGCGCTGCCGTGTTCGGTATCGATGACTGCGATTGGCCCACCCATTGCGGTTGCGATCTTCAGTGCGGAAAAGGTCTTACCTGAGCCGGAAGGCCCGGCGATTGCCATACGGAGCTTTGCAGCGTGTTTTTGAGCCTTTACAAATGCCATTTTTGCACTCTCCTTGGATTCGTGCGTGTGAACTAACTCAATGGGAGTATTGTACCCCACGGCAATACAATTGTCAAGTTTGCGATAGACTGATTTGGTGTACAAGTGTCTACCTGGACTTGTACACAGCGCTTTTTAGTGGTACAATGAAAGCATGGCAAGCACATTCCTACCATCGAAGAAAATGCTATCATTGCGCAGCAACGCGCCGCTGCTTACGCCGATTACTCGCCTGATGGCGGGTTGCCAGAGCATTGGCACCATATTGATCGTAGAGGAATGGGGGGTAGAGGCGAGAGTTTAACTTCTTTGCGAACGATGGGGGTGAGTGCTAGATTGCACCACCGTATTCATGCCGAGGGGGATAGTGTGCTGGACGATCTGCCTGCTCGTCCAGCCTTTCCGATCTATTGTTTGGCTTCACGCCCGAAGGGCGCTACTCTTCCGCTATCTATTAAGTGGCCGTTTTTGGATTCACCAATAGATAAAAGGGAAATGAACATGGAAGAAATCACGAAACAGCAGCAAGTGTTGGTAGAGTCGTATGAGTTGTTCTTTAACTTGCGCGCATTGAAGGCCAGTGATCCGTCCAATGGACGAGCCTGGGCGATTGCAGCAACAAAGGCTGAAGAGTTGTATGCTTGGATTTGTTACGTGCAAATGCCGGGTAAACACGCAAAGAACAAGGGATACATCGATTTATCCCCTGACGAATGGAATATAGTCACCGCGCAGAAGGTGGTAGAAGACTTCTGGTTTCGTAATCCCAAAGGCTGGTGGAGCGGGCCGGACGGAATGGGGCTGCACCCGACTCTTGGCGTCGAAGTCCCATATCTGCACTACCCAGGCATTAGAGATGCGATGGTGGCTGCTGGCGTAGAGGAACCTTACCTGCCTGCGGCAGATTGGTTGCTGGCTGAATATGTGCATGAAAGTCAAATGCCTCGTTGCGTGCCAACGGCTATTAACGGCTTCATCGAGCTATACTTTGGGACGCACTACACCCTCTTTGGACACCAGCTTGGCATGTACTACTCCCCCCAGCGCTACAACATCGTAGTCGGCGGGCGTGGAGCCGGGAAAACCATACCCATGGCTATTATGATGATGGTATGGACTGCATTGCATCCTGGCGAGCCGTGGTTGCATGTTGCGCTGTCACTGGATCAGGCCAAGAAGGCGTATAACGCCATTTTGGATATGGCGGCGCGTCGGCACTATCGCAGTGATGGTACAATGACGGCTCGCAGCTTTGCAGAGGTGTTCATCCAGGACAAGCGCGAGTTTCCCCAGACAGACATCTACTTTAGACCTTGGGACGAGCATGACGGTGGTGAAATAGCGGGAAAGCAGCAAGCGGGCAATACGATCATGTTTCGCAGCCTAGGCGATGAAGATCTGGAACGGTTGCGCTCTACCGAAGCGGGAGAGGGATCGGGGGACGAGATCCTGCGTGAAGTACACGACTCCAAGACTGTCAACCATATCAGGGGGTGCCTGCGCGGCCTTAACCCCTGGCTAATGGCGCATCTTCCGCAAAAGCATCGGCAGCGTATCAATGAGCTTCAGCAGATGATTGGTATTGGAAACGTTACCGGCAACGATGAGCTTGTTGAGCGTTGCGAGAATGAGCTTCTCGACTTCAAGGTGGGGCGCATGAAGCGCTTCTATGCTATTGGCAATGCGGGAGAGCCGGATTGGGTGTGGGAAGTCATGGACATGGCGGAGGAAAAGCCCCACTACGCCTGGTTCATCCAGGTCAGCATGTACGACAACATCCGTCTCTCGCCAGAGGACAGAGCAGCGCTGGAAGAGGCGTGGGGTACAGATCCCGAAGCGCGGCAGGTGGAATTGTTGGGCCGGCGTCCATTGGGCCTGGGTACCGAGATCGATCCACAATTGCTGATGAGCGCGGTACGTGGGGAGCGACATGGGGAGTTGTCGGAATTGGGCGGTAGGATTATCCAAGAGCATCCCGCACACGGCATTATCCATTACGTGAAACTGCCCACACAGGGCCATTTCCATGTAATCGCCGGTGATCCTGGTAAAGACAAGCTGCCTCGCCGTAATTCTTGGTGCGTGATGGTAGTGGACATCACGGCCAACCCCGCTGAGGTTGTCTTCTTCCAGATGGGCAACTTGAACGCGCGTAGCAAGACATATGTGCCGTACACCAACGCGTACAAATTTGCTGCGCAAACCTACCCCGTTGTATCGCCCGCCGACATGATCTACGACAACGGGGGCCAGCAGTCGGGTATGCATGAAGTCCTGCTGGGCTCGCTCAAAGAGAAAAGTCCGACTGTTGACGAGGAACTTGAAAGGGACGGCTTTGATGTGTTTGGCAATCCCTACGATATGACAAACAGCATGAAGCATACTGCTGCTAACTGGTTGATTGACTTGCTGCGCAAGGGGGCTTTAATCATGCCGGAGTTGCGTATTCTTGTGCGGCAAACGTCAAACTGGTCGCTGCCCGACAAGAAGATTGCGCAAGACTCGACCATGACGCTGTTTATGCTGGTGTATCGCATGTACTACATCATCTCTGATCGTAGCCTGGGCTACGGAATAGAGCAAGAGCCGTCCTCTCCATGGAATGGGGATGGCAATAGCGGTTGGCAGATGCCGGATGATGCTGGCGTCTTGTACAATGTGTCTAAGGAGTCCTTATGAGAGATTTCTTTGTTACAATTCCTGATAGGATCAAGATTCTTGTGTATGCTATCCTGGGCAGGATCGATGCATTTCTTCTGCGCCAGATTGATCGTTTCCTGCAAAAACGCGGCGAAGAGCGCGTTTCGACGCTTTTTACCTTCGAGGAATTGCCCATTCTCTATGATTTTGATCGATTGCCGTACTTGCGCGGCGATTTTGATGCCGATTTCATGAGTTTCACTGAAAACCTTGCACTCGCAGGGGAGGATGTGGTATAATGCCTAGTGTCGGAACGCATGTACGTCTTCCGCTTAGCGCAGAGATGACGACAATGCTTCTAAAGGCCCTCCAAGATACGATTGCAGAGGGCTATGGAACGGTAGAGATCTGCATCACGCCACAGGCTGTGAAGATCGCTCAGAAGAGCGAACAGAGATTTACCTGGAAAACACAAAACTGATACCGTAAGCTGCCTTGCTCGGCGCAAGATGCTGGTAAATCCAGTGTCTTGCGCTTTTTTTTACTCAATGTCTTACTATCCGTCATCGTTGGCTGCACAACCGCCCATGGAATATACGGGATACCTACAAGGTATGTGGGCATCTCAGCTTACGCGTTATGCGTCCAACTGGCAATTGTACAATGGTGAGACGTGGCTAGAGCTTGAAGCAGGGACGGATGGGCAGGCACCGCGCAGAAAGTATCGATTGGGCGTCAATGACATCTCTTTGGCCTGCAATATGCACGCCCAACTGCTATTTGGCGAGGTGCGGGACAACTCGGAACCGCTCATTCAGCAAAAAGTAGCGCCCAGACGCGGTTTTGAAGTACCGAATGGCATCATTTCGGCTGCACAGGACTATTTAGATGAGCTTTGGATGGAAAGCGAAGCTCGAAAAGTCCAATTTCTCGCCGGATTGTCGTCTCAGGTGACTGGTGGCGTCTATTGGAGGATTCGATACGCACTTGAAAACGAAAATCCCTTTGATCTTTTCCCCTTCAAGTTCGAGATGGTTCATTCTGACTATGTTTTCCCCGTTTTCACGCCAGGATCGACTACATTTAGCGAGATTTTTGTTCGCTACATGATCCCAAGGGAAGCGGCCAGGTCGGAATGGGGACAGTGGAGCGGTGATTGGCCGGAGTTGGTGGAGTACAGAGAGCATTGGACGGCTGCTAGAGGGGGGAACGCGGGGACTCTTTCTATCACTGTTGGGGTTGAGGGAAAGAGGCTCACGATCAAGGCGGAGAAGAACCCGTTTGGCTTCTTACCGTTTGTCTATATACCGCATGTTGCGTCAAACGGGTTCTTTGGGGTGCCTTTGGCAGAGTGGGTTGGTGGTGTAGATCTGGCGTATGAGTACAATGCCCGCCTCGCCAACATTGGCGATATCTTGCACCAGAATAGCTATCCGTTCGGGGTGCTCAAGAACCATCCTACGGGTAAGCTGAAGCTGCCATTTCGCTTGTGGAGGGGTGGGCCAGCGGTTGTGGACTTGGGGCCGGGAATGCCTGATGGCAAAGCACCAGAAATGGACTGGTACAGCCCATCGGACGTGACTAGCGGGGCGATGAATTACATTGACAGTCTCAAGAAAGAATTGCGCATGGCGATGGCAATTCCACCAGTGGCAGTGGGAGAGGACGAAGGAAGTCAACGCAGCTCGCTAACGCTCATTACCCGCATGTTCCCTGTCAAGAGCCATATCCTCACCGAGCGATGGCTGTGGACGCCAGCATTTGAGAAGCTGAACCGGATGGCCTTGCAGATGGCTATTCTCAAGCAGGTTGGTAAGCTCGATGGCTTGGACGTGTCCAAGATTGCAATCACTCCAGCATGGGCACCCATGCTGCCTAGAGATCGGACAGAGTTGGTAAATGAGTTGGTGCAGCGCCAGGGTGTTGGGCATATTCATCCGATGGACGCGTTAGAGAAGTACGAAGACATTCCAACTGGCGAGATTGAAGAAACCTTCAAGCGCATTCAAGAATTCGAGGAATGGAAGGCTGAGCTTAACAAGCCGCCAGAGACGCCAGAAGGTATTCCAGCTAGCAAACCAAAAGAAGCCGCAAAGGCTAAGGAAGAGAAAGACGAATGACTAACGAAGTAAAAATGTCTCCAATTGAAACAATCATGAAGATGGTTGAAGCAGATACGGAAGAGGCCGCTATTACGGCGGTGTGGAACCTGAAAGAGAATGCATCGCAACTGGAGTTGTTGCTGAACTCGTTGACTGTCGTGCCTGTTGTTATGGCGCATGGGCAACCATTGTTTGTGCAATTGCCGCCTAGTGTGCCGCAGGAGCAGTACACGCCTACAATGCTTGAGTCCGTGCGTGATGCATTGGTTGAGGCGTCTGTGTATCTGCGTAGCCCGCTGATGCGCAGTCGGGCAAGAGTAAAATCAGAGGACTAGAGTCCATGGTGACTGAAGATGCTGCGTATCGGTGTTTAGCCAGTGCAATCATCTTGAGAGCCGTGAGGGATGTGGGATCTACCGACAAGACATACGGCGAGGACGCAATGGAGTATCTC
This Ignavibacteriota bacterium DNA region includes the following protein-coding sequences:
- a CDS encoding AAA family ATPase, with the translated sequence MAFVKAQKHAAKLRMAIAGPSGSGKTFSALKIATAMGGPIAVIDTEHGSASKYADLFDFDVLDLEAPFHPDHFIEAIHDAEAGGYKFVIIDSLSHAWNGPGGVLEIKEKFAKQKGFNDYTAWGPAGDIQAKLIEAITGSNLHVIATMRSKTAHEVQKDSDGRTKIVKLGMQPIQRDGTEYEFDVLLDMDIQNNAVVGKTRCVALTNEVFSKPGQEIADILSAWLTGAPAPDRRTPEELRKAAGLKIKERLAEVGIDVNAPGFKITTAIADLDVQWANEIGAAITAQDWGKALTVDMSETPAAKITVPNGKTAEEIAEMAIVN
- a CDS encoding phage portal protein, with the protein product MEYTGYLQGMWASQLTRYASNWQLYNGETWLELEAGTDGQAPRRKYRLGVNDISLACNMHAQLLFGEVRDNSEPLIQQKVAPRRGFEVPNGIISAAQDYLDELWMESEARKVQFLAGLSSQVTGGVYWRIRYALENENPFDLFPFKFEMVHSDYVFPVFTPGSTTFSEIFVRYMIPREAARSEWGQWSGDWPELVEYREHWTAARGGNAGTLSITVGVEGKRLTIKAEKNPFGFLPFVYIPHVASNGFFGVPLAEWVGGVDLAYEYNARLANIGDILHQNSYPFGVLKNHPTGKLKLPFRLWRGGPAVVDLGPGMPDGKAPEMDWYSPSDVTSGAMNYIDSLKKELRMAMAIPPVAVGEDEGSQRSSLTLITRMFPVKSHILTERWLWTPAFEKLNRMALQMAILKQVGKLDGLDVSKIAITPAWAPMLPRDRTELVNELVQRQGVGHIHPMDALEKYEDIPTGEIEETFKRIQEFEEWKAELNKPPETPEGIPASKPKEAAKAKEEKDE